CGGCAGGATGTCGTTGCGGACCCGGTTTCTCCGGTAGGCCGGATCGTTGTTGGACGGGTCGCGGACAACGGGAAGGGAGAGGGCGTCGGCGAAGGCCTCGATGTCGCTTCTGGGCGTCATAAGCAGCGGGCGCAGGATGCGCCGCGACGGATCGAGGGCCGCCATGCCGCCGAGCCCCGGCCAGCCCGTGCCCCGGATAAGCCGCATGATCTGGTCTTCGGCCAGGTCGTCGCGCTGGTGCCCGAGGGCCGTCCAGGCGTTGGGGCGCGCCCCGCGAAGTTCCTCGAAGAACGCGTAGCGGGCGAGACGGCCGGCGTCTTCCAGGCCGATGCCGCGCTCCCGGGCCAATCCGGCCACATCCGCGCGGCGTTCGTGAAAAGGGATGTTCCAGGCGGCGCAAAAGGCCTCGGCATCGGCCGCTTCGGCGGCGGATTCGGGGCGCAGGCCGTGGTCGACGTGGGCGGCTTCGAGATGGGCCCCCAAACGTGGGGCCAGAACCGTCAAAACGGCAAGAAGGACAACGGAATCCGGTCCCCCCGAAAAGCCGACGATCCAGGTCGCGCCGCAGGGATCGTGGCCGCACTCCCCCACGAGAAATTCCTCCACGCCAAGGCACAGCAAGGCTTGCCTTCGGGGAAGGGCGTCGAGGCGCGGCCGCGCGCCCCGCGGCGCGGACCGGTTCGAGGCGGGGGGCATCCGGGCCGGATCAGACCGGAATGTCGAGTTCCCGGATGAAGTTGTCCAGGAAGTCGATCATCTGTTGGCGCTGTTCGGTGGTGCAGTAGCTGATGCAGGAACAGCGCAGCTTGCCCCGGCCGCGCACGAGCAGTTCGAGCTTGAGCCAGTTGCGGCCTGTCTCGAGGATGAGCATGTATGGGCCGCATTCGCCGTAATGCTGCTGCTGCTCGTCGTTTAACATCTCCTGGGGAAAGGGGATGTAGTAGATGTGGTCGAGAGGGCCTTTGAAGCCTTTCTCGGCCAACTGCCGCTCGATGATCTCCATGTTGTCGGCGGAGACTTCGTCTATCAGGTAGGATCGCATGGGTTACTCGCTTGTATCCGTCGCATCGGGGTTGGGGGTCTTTTCCCCGCCCAGGGGCGGTTTCCGGTCCGCGTGGGCGTCGTCCGGCGTCTGTTCGCGGTCCAGGTTGTACATGCGGCGGGTGAGGTCGATGAACCTGTCCCCCTTTTCTTCCCTGGCCCGGCGTTTGAGAAAAACGATGGGTTCGTGGAGGAGCTTGTGGCTGATGGACAAAGACAGGGTCTCGATGGCCCGGCGGGTCTCGTCGGAAACGTCCGGACCCAGGCGGCGCAGGGTCTTGTGCAGTTCCCGGCGGGCGATATCCTCCCCGGTTTGCAGCAGGTCCACGATGGTCGGCTTGACGTCCAGGGACTTGAGCCATTCGCCGAAGCGTTCCACCTGGAGCCGGATGATGTCGCGGGCCCGGGCCGCTTCCTCGCGACGCTGGGCCAGGTTTTCCTCCACGACTTCCTGGAGGTCGTCGATGTCGTACAAATACACGTTGTCCAGACTGTTGACGTCGGGGTCTATATCGCGCGGCACGGCGATGTCTATAAAAAACATCGGCTTGTGCTTGCGGGCCTTGAGCACGCCCCGCATGTCCCTGGCCTTCAAAATGACATGGGGCGCGCCAGTGGAGCTGATGACGATGTCCACCTCGGGCAGGCGCGACGCGAACTCCTCGAAGGCCACCGGACGGCCCTTGAACCGCGCCGCCAACTCCTCGGCCCGGGCATAGGTCCGGTTGGCCACCAGGATCTCGGAGACGCCGGCGTTGAGAAGATGCAGCGCCGCCAGCTCCGCCATTTCGCCGGCTCCCACGAGCATGGCCTTCTTGCCGGCCATCTCCCCGAAAATGCGCTTGGCCAGCTCCACCGCCGCATAGCTGATGGAAACGGCGCTGGCGCCGATGCCCGTGGCCGTGCGCACCTTTTTGGCCACGGAAAAGGCTTTGTGGCACAGCCGGTTGGTGATCACTCCCGCCGTGTTGCAACTGACGGCGTGGCGGTAGGCCGCCTTGAGCTGCCCCAGGATCTGCGGCTCGCCGAGGACCAGTGAATCCAGGCCCGAGGCCACGCAGAAAAGGTGCTCCACGGCGTCAAGGCCCTGGTGCTCGTAGAGGTGCGGGGCGAGGGCGGCCTGATCCTGGCCGCAGTATTCGGCCCAGGCGTCGAGGACGACGGGCCTCACGTCGCGGCCGGGGGCGTCGGCAACGACCACCTCCACCCGGTTGCAGGTGGAGAGCACGAGGGCTTCGCGCAGGCGGGCGTCGCCGCGCACCAGAAGTTCGCCGAGTTTGGGGCGGTCGCCCAGGGCGAACGCCTCCCGGACATCAACGCCGGCGGTCTTATGGTTGAGTCCGAACAGGTATATTTGATGCTCCATCGATATATCGCGCGAAACTATGGTGTGTGGGCACAAAAAAGTTGATGACAAGCAACGACACGAGGGTCAGGCAGGATATCCAGATGGCCAGTTTCGCGGTCTTGCGCCCCCGCCAGCCGATAAACAGGCGCTGATGGAACAGGAAGGCGAAAAGCAGCCAGACGCAAATAGCGATGATCTCCTTGGGATCGTAGGAAAAAATACGGTTCCAGGTGAGTTTGGCCCAGATGAATCCCGACAACAGGCCGATGGTGTAGAGCGGAAAGCCGGCGGCCACGGCCCATCGGTTGACCGTGTCGCAGGTGGAAAGCGCGGGCAGGGCCTTGGAAAAGCCCGAAAGCTTTTCCTTGGTCTTGATCTTGCGCTCCAGGTACAGATAGGCCAGCCCCGCGCCGCAAGCCATGGCGAGGAGG
Above is a genomic segment from Solidesulfovibrio fructosivorans JJ] containing:
- a CDS encoding cytochrome C assembly family protein; protein product: MPALNVLFVLVLAAYFFGATLHLLGVVSGRRPLRRAGESLTVAGFALHTVDLVALLATEGGAALLLGEFYFSLLAWSLLLICLFLWWRLRLEMLGLLAAPLALFLFLSSQAVTAQRMPLPKALGGLFFGLHIGALFLAISLLAMACGAGLAYLYLERKIKTKEKLSGFSKALPALSTCDTVNRWAVAAGFPLYTIGLLSGFIWAKLTWNRIFSYDPKEIIAICVWLLFAFLFHQRLFIGWRGRKTAKLAIWISCLTLVSLLVINFFVPTHHSFARYIDGASNIPVRTQP
- the tilS gene encoding tRNA lysidine(34) synthetase TilS yields the protein MLCLGVEEFLVGECGHDPCGATWIVGFSGGPDSVVLLAVLTVLAPRLGAHLEAAHVDHGLRPESAAEAADAEAFCAAWNIPFHERRADVAGLARERGIGLEDAGRLARYAFFEELRGARPNAWTALGHQRDDLAEDQIMRLIRGTGWPGLGGMAALDPSRRILRPLLMTPRSDIEAFADALSLPVVRDPSNNDPAYRRNRVRNDILPRIAAENPRHGEAVARLWRQARIDEDFLEASLPDFPDPTALPMETLAGLHPALRLRLYRRALRACGPGQALAETLFSLDAAVAKRATGRVFQFPGGKTARIGRRALVFRLKSGGSGTRENRRSH
- the hemA gene encoding glutamyl-tRNA reductase; its protein translation is MEHQIYLFGLNHKTAGVDVREAFALGDRPKLGELLVRGDARLREALVLSTCNRVEVVVADAPGRDVRPVVLDAWAEYCGQDQAALAPHLYEHQGLDAVEHLFCVASGLDSLVLGEPQILGQLKAAYRHAVSCNTAGVITNRLCHKAFSVAKKVRTATGIGASAVSISYAAVELAKRIFGEMAGKKAMLVGAGEMAELAALHLLNAGVSEILVANRTYARAEELAARFKGRPVAFEEFASRLPEVDIVISSTGAPHVILKARDMRGVLKARKHKPMFFIDIAVPRDIDPDVNSLDNVYLYDIDDLQEVVEENLAQRREEAARARDIIRLQVERFGEWLKSLDVKPTIVDLLQTGEDIARRELHKTLRRLGPDVSDETRRAIETLSLSISHKLLHEPIVFLKRRAREEKGDRFIDLTRRMYNLDREQTPDDAHADRKPPLGGEKTPNPDATDTSE